The Streptomyces sp. R28 region CGTGCGCTCGGAGGGCGGCACGACGAGCGTGACCTGTTCGCCGTACACCCCGCGCAACTCGGCGGCCAGCCGGTGCGCGAGCCCGTCGTCGCCGCACACCACCATGTGTGCGGCCGTGTCACTCCCTGAGCCCTGATTCGGAACGCTCGCCACAAGGGGAAAGAGTGCCTCACCGGGACGGGTGGTTCCACCGGCGCCCCCTCGGAAGCTGAACGCCCGCGCCCGGCCGGCCGTATGAATGGGGAGGGAAACCAGCGCCCTTCCGCACCACCGGAGGTACCTCGCCCGTGGCGATCACCAAGCCCGTCCCGCAGCGGACCGACGACCGCAGGGACCCGGAAGGGGCCTGGAAACCGGAGCGGGCCGGCGAGCCGAGCCCGGCGGATGAGGGCCGGCACCTCAACTCCGCCCTCCTCCTCACCATGCTCATGCTCGTGCTGGTGCTGCTCCAGAGCCCGATCCGCCGCGCCCTCGCCGCACCCGTGATGCAGAGCTGGACGACGGTGTTCGTCGCGGTGATGGTCCAGGCGCTGCCGTTCCTGGTGCTGGGGGTGCTGCTCTCGGCGGGGATCGCGGTGTTCGTGCCGCCGTCCTTCTTCGCCCGCGCCCTGCCCCGCCGTCCCGCCCTCGCCGTCCCGGTCGCCGGAGCGGCGGGCGCGGTGCTGCCCGGCTGCGAGTGCGCGTCCGTGCCGGTGGCCGGAGCGCTGGTCCGGCGCGGAGTCACCCCGGCCGCGGCGCTGACGTTCCTGCTGTCCGCACCGGCGATCAACCCGATCGTGCTGACGGCGACGGCCGTGGCCTTCCCCGGCCATCCGGAGATGGTCCTCGCCCGCCTGATCGCCAGCCTGCTCGTGGCCTGCGCGATGGGCTGGCTGTGGCTGCGCCTCGGCCGTACCGACTGGCTGCGACCGCCCTCCCACCTGTCCTACGACGGCCAGAGCAAGGGCGAGGCCTTCTGGGGCTCCGTCCGGCACGACGTGATGCACGCGGGCGGCTTCCTGGTGGTCGGCGCGATGGCGGCGGCGACCCTCAAGGCGGTGGCCCCGGAGAGCTGGCTGCGCACGGCGGCCGGCAACCCGGTGCTGGCGGTCCTCGCCCTCGCGGTCCTCGCCGTGGTGCTGTCGATCTGCTCGGAGGCGGACGCGTTCGTGGCGGCGTCGCTGTCGCAGTTCTCGCTCACGGCCCGCCTCACCTTCCTCGTCGTGGGCCCGATGATCGACCTGAAGCTGTTCGCCATGCAGGCGGGCACCTTCGGCCGCGCCTTCGCCCTGCGCTTCGCACCGGCCACGTTCGCGCTGGCCGTGGTCGTGTCGGTGCTCACGGGGGCGGTGATCCTGTGAACCGCCAGGCCCAGGCCGCGGTCCTGTTCCTGCTGGGGGCGTCCCTCCTGCACGCCGCCACGACCGACCTCTATCTGCGCTACGTCAAACAGGGCCTGCGCCCGCTGGTGCTGGCGTCCGGCGCGGTGCTGATCGCGGCGGCGCTGGCGA contains the following coding sequences:
- a CDS encoding permease, with product MAITKPVPQRTDDRRDPEGAWKPERAGEPSPADEGRHLNSALLLTMLMLVLVLLQSPIRRALAAPVMQSWTTVFVAVMVQALPFLVLGVLLSAGIAVFVPPSFFARALPRRPALAVPVAGAAGAVLPGCECASVPVAGALVRRGVTPAAALTFLLSAPAINPIVLTATAVAFPGHPEMVLARLIASLLVACAMGWLWLRLGRTDWLRPPSHLSYDGQSKGEAFWGSVRHDVMHAGGFLVVGAMAAATLKAVAPESWLRTAAGNPVLAVLALAVLAVVLSICSEADAFVAASLSQFSLTARLTFLVVGPMIDLKLFAMQAGTFGRAFALRFAPATFALAVVVSVLTGAVIL